Proteins from one Malaya genurostris strain Urasoe2022 chromosome 2, Malgen_1.1, whole genome shotgun sequence genomic window:
- the LOC131428645 gene encoding SET and MYND domain-containing protein 4-like, giving the protein MFCSEMCQQMAYKSYHRIECPIKKHVHEFFLSENGIMPIRTTIMAISSFDYDLQDLLQHVETLEGSSLNSFDLDWTNLHAKQIYSTIHMLATNQNLRTLKEIFLLAAVCIVVSEALLNYTSLRSLCGSTEPYPDIIQILLFRHLQSAPVNRHSINRINYYPHEKETFPITKIGSGLFPILSMLNHSCAPNITRIPLPNGRMAAMVLRPIEKDGQLFDSYGNDDWNLLLTASIADPSSSDVSLFEPESEVLLRD; this is encoded by the exons ATGTTTTGTTCGGAGATGTGTCAGCAAATGGCGTACAAAAGCTACCACCGTATAGAATGCCCAATTAAAAAGCATGTGCACGAGTTTTTTCTATCTGAAAATGGTATAATGCCCATTAGAACTACTATAATGGCCATAAGCAGTTTCGACTATGATCTGCAAGATTTATTGCAACATGTGGAAACACTagagggatcctctctgaattcATTTGACTTAGATTGGACAAACTTGCATGCTAAGCAGATTTACAGTACGATTCATATGCTAGCTACAAACCAGAACCTACGCACGCTGAAAGAAATTTTCCTACTAGCTGCGGTGTGTATTGTCGTAAGCGAAGCGCTGTTGAATTATACTTCATTAAGAAGTCTTTGTGGAAGCACTGAACCCTACCCTGACATTATACAAATTCTCCTGTTTCGTCATCTACAAAGTGCTCCTGTGAATAGGCATTCGATAAATCGTATAAATTATTACCCGCATGAGAAGGAAACATTTCCAATCACAAAGATTGGGAGTGGATTATTTCCAATATTAAGTATGCTGAACCACTCATGTGCACCGAATATAACACGGATACCACTACCGAACGGACGAATGGCAGCCATGGTTTTGCGACCGATTGAAAAGGACGGTCAACTATTTGACTCTTATGG GAATGATGACTGGAATCTGCTGTTGACTGCCTCGATAGCTGATCCATCATCCTCGGATGTTTCTCTTTTCGAGCCGGAATCGGAAGTTCTGTTGAGAGATTGA